From the Papaver somniferum cultivar HN1 chromosome 2, ASM357369v1, whole genome shotgun sequence genome, the window GACCGGGATCCAGTGAAGGCATAAATTTGTGTCACTTAGTTCTGTCCTCTTATTTgtcatttttccttcttctttcttttggactttgcaGTCGAAGGCGTTGACCTGGTTAGAAGAGAGAAGTTAATAGATCTGCTTGACATCGATCTGCAGTGGAGAATGCATAAAGTATCAGATGGGCAACGGCGTCGAGTTCAAATTTGTATGGGTCTTCTCCATCCGTTCCAGGTAGATCTTCTGCAATCCTATTCATGTGTCTCTGAGATGATTACACCTTAGTGTCCATGTGTATATGTATTACCCTACGCTACGCACTTAAATAAACATACGTTTTCCTGGCTTGTGAGGAATTGTTGGCCTTTCTCTGAAACGCACTAGGATTCAAAAGATTTGGCCTATTACTTATCTCACTCTCGTAGCGAaattaaaaaagagaaaagaaaacgtGGCTCACTCTTGCTTAAGATTGCAATgggctaaagagaaagctaaaGAGGGTATGAAGATCATAAATCTCTCAATCAGGCATATGTAAAAAGGAGGGAAGAAATttcatctttgttttcttttttattcgTAAAGGCCCAAACTAGTGACACAAAGGACGAGTACCTCCTTTGGGGTGAGTCATCATTAATAAAATTCTGGAGTAGCTAGGACACTAATCTTGTGAATGGAATGTTTACAGTGTCTGTAAACTTACAATAGACGTTAGCTTCTCTCTCAATGTTTTTTGTATTCCAAGAATGACCTTAAGGCTCTGAGGAGGATTTTCATTGTGTGAGCATATGTGGAGATTTAGTGAATTTTGTTTGCCCTTGCGCAGTAGTCTCTCAAAGATTTAATGAAGCATTTGTGAATGAACATGCATTCAATGGGACGACTTGTTTTTCCTTACACATTTGTGTGTGTAACCATGTGTATATAGGAACATGTGAAAATTGAACTTAAATGGAATCTAATTACGCCGACCATGGCCTTCAAACAGGTACTGTTGCTAGATGAAGTTACTGTTGATCTAGATGTTGTTGCAAGGTTGGATCTACTTGACTTTTTCAAGGAAGAGTGTGAAGAGGTAAGGAACCTTCTTCTAATTGTACTTCCAGAGCCAAAATTGTGTTAATCTAGTGGATGCCTCGTGTAACCCACCTATCTCCATCATGTTACAGAGAGGAGCAACGATTGTGTATGCAACACATATTTTTGATGGATTAGAGACATGGGCAACAGATTTGGCATACATTCAGGACGGAGAGTTGAGGAAATCAGAGAAGCTTTCTGACCTTCAAGAACTGGAAACTGCAACCAATTTGCTTTCCGTGGTTGAATCTTGGCTTCGCGCTGAAACCAAGCGCGAAAGCAAGAAATTAGTTGCTCCTGTTTCCAGTATTAGGAAGGCCTCTCCTTTCGATAACTCTCCTTTCAGATCGTCAAGGCACATGGCTTACTACCGCTAATCTCTTCTTTATTACCCCTACAGTCAACTCCGTTGAGCCTAGATCGAGATTGTTCTATTCGTTCTGGCGGAATTTCACACTGCAAGGTTGCAGTATCAATAAGCTCAAACTATCTGGCATGTAGAGTTCAAATAAACATATCGTTGTTGAAGTAAACCATCAAGTTATCAACTTGATTACTATCTTTCTAGGCATTACTTTGTGTAGATGTAGTTTGCCAGAAGATTTGGGTGAACATGGTCATAAGTAGTTACTACAAGAATGTGTTTGAgctgatattttactcatttataCAGTGTTATATTGTAAAAGTAATTGTGATTTGTCTGTTAAACATTAATATCATCATAAAAGGTGAGCAATCATTATGTTTTTCAATAAAAATGCAAGTTTAAATTACTGATTGAAATAGAAAGGAAATTATTCGTCAGAACTTAATAAATATAGAATTTGGAGAGTTTGGTTAGTATTGCCTTTCTTGAACCAGAGGTTATACTAGGTCTAACTCTTAGACTTtatgttggtttagcaacaagTCACTCTTAGACTTTACGTTGGTTTAGAACAAGTCAGGCCAAGCTTGAGCTAATTTGCAT encodes:
- the LOC113349504 gene encoding ABC transporter I family member 19-like, which translates into the protein MKVEEMKMLSNSVEVSAMNFSYEGQIPIFANFSLKITPGSRCLLVGANGSGKTTLLKILGGKHMVGGKDVVRVLNSSAFHDTQLVCSGNLSYLGGSWSKTIGCAGEIPLQGDFSAEHMIFGVEGVDLVRREKLIDLLDIDLQWRMHKVSDGQRRRVQICMGLLHPFQVLLLDEVTVDLDVVARLDLLDFFKEECEERGATIVYATHIFDGLETWATDLAYIQDGELRKSEKLSDLQELETATNLLSVVESWLRAETKRESKKLVAPVSSIRKASPFDNSPFRSSRHMAYYR